From Lewinellaceae bacterium:
GCCAAGCTGCGACGCCCGGATGGCGGCTACGTAGCCGCCGGGGCCGGAGCCGATGACGGTGAGGTCGTACTTCATCGTAATTTCCTATTTCTTGTTTTGATTATTGCTGTTGTTCCCTCCTTTCTTCCTGCCGCCTCGCCGGCCGGAACGCCGGCCGCGCCCCTTGCCTTCCGGCCCCCCTTTGCCGGCGGGTTTTGGCCCGTCCGGTTTTTCTTTGGGCGTGTTGCTTTTCGCCTTGGGGGCGTTCTTGCGGGGGCCGCCGCTGCCTTTTCTGCGTTTTTTCCTGCGCTTGCGTTGCCGTTCCTCCTCGGGCAGCTCGACGGCGCCGGTGACGTCTTCGTAGTCCATCTCGATCTCCTGCTCACCTGCATCCATGAGGGACTGCAGGCTCATCAGGTCCGCCGGTTTTTCTCCTTTTTTGTTCATGTCCCGGATTTGGCTGGCCCGGCTGGCGTCGATGGCATACAGCTTGCCTCGTCCGTTTTCGTGTTCATAGCCGTAGAACATGAGGCTTTTGAATATATCGGTTTTGACCAGCACGGCGTTGCCGGCCTCGGTCTGGAGTTTATCCGCATTTCGGGGGAAGCGGTCCAGGGCATCGAGGTAGGTATCGAGTTCGTAGTTGAGGCAACACTTCAGCCGGCCGCACATGCCGGAGAGTTTAGACTGGTTGATGGCCAGGTTCTGGTAGCGGGCGGCGGCGGTGGTGACCGATTTGAAGTCGGTCAGCCATGTGGAGCAGCACAGCTCGCGGCCGCAGGATCCCAGGCCGCCGATGCGGGCAGATTCCTGGCGGGCGCCGATCTGCCGCATTTCGATCTTCACGCGGAACTCTTTGGCAAAATGCCGGATGAGCTCCCGGAAGTCCACCCGCCCATCGGCGGTATAGTAGAACGTAGCTTTGCGCTTGTCTCCCTGGTATTCCACGTCGCCGATCTTCATATCCAGCCCCAGGGTTCGGGCGATGGCGCGGGCGCGGACCATGGTCGGCATTTCGAGCGCCCGGGCTTCGGCCATGCGTTCCAGGTCACGTTGGTTGGCCTGGCGGATGACGTTGTGCAGCACCTCGTCTTCTTCGACTTTCTTCTTGCGCATCTGCAGGCGCACCAGGTCTCCGGAGAGCGTTATGCTGCCCAGGTCCAGCCCATTGCCTGTTTCCACGACAACCCGGTCGCCGGTTATGGCGCGGGTGTGGGGCGGGTTGCGGTAAAAGCTCTTCCGGGCGCCGTTCTTGAAGCTGACTTCTACTATATCAAAAGGTTCTACGTCTTCAATATCCATGGCAGACAGCCAGTCGTACGTATTCAGGCGGTTGCAGCCGCCGGTGGAACAGCCGCCGTTGCTCTTGCAGCCGTTGGGTGAGCCATTGCTGCTCACAGTACATCCAATACATCCCATATTTCAAATCATTTATGTTAGATGCGGAAGCTTCGGCCCGGCATTTTTCATGCTAGAGCACGCTGGAGGCCTTCAGGCCCTGGTAAGCTTCCTGCAGTTTATCCTTCATTATTCTATGCATCTGGATCGAGGCGTCGAGGAACAGCACTTTGGGATTGGCGTTGCGCTCCACCCCGTAGCTGCAATCGGAAAACAACTTTGCCAGCTGGTCCACCTGATCCAGTTCCAGTACAGCTGTCATTTTTTGCGCGGTTTGCAGTTCGTTTTCCTGCAGGCGGGCCCGGCCCTGGCCGCCGGTCACTTTAAGCAGCGTATATTCCCGCAGGAAGTGCAGGGCATACCTCAGAAAATGCTTTTGGTTTTCCCGGCCGATCCTGGCAATGGATTCCACCCAATTTACCAGCCCGATGGGGTTGCCCCGGAAGCAAAGCCTCATCCATTCCAGGAAGAGGGCGGCGTTGTCGTTGGCCTGCTGATCGGCTATTTGCAGGGCTTCGTTGAAATTGCCGCTGGCCAGATAGGCTGCCGACAGGGCGCTTTCCCGGCTCATGCCTTTGCGCTGCATCAACCCCTCGGCCACTGCCTCGTCGCTGAGCCCGTTGATGTTGACGATCTGGCAGCGCGAAAGGATGGTGTTGAGAATGAGTTCCTGCTCTTCCGCCACCAGGATGAAGACGGTATTTTCCGGAGGCTCCTCGATGATCTTCAGGAGGCGGTTGCCTTCTTTGCCGAGAAACTCCGGCAACCACATTATCAGTACCTTATAGTTGTTCTCGAAAGTCTTCAGGCTGAGCTTTTTGACGATGTTGACGCACTCTTCCTTAGTGATGTTGCCCTGTTTGTTTTCGGCGCCGATGCTTTGCAACCACTGGTTGACGTCGATGTAAGGGTTAGCCGTGATGATCTGCCGCCAGTTGGCGTGGAAGTTGTCGCTGACAGCCTTGGGGCCGACTGTAGGGTAGGAGAAGTGCAGGTCGGGGTGGATGAGCTTGGCAGCTTTGTTGCACTGGTTGCATTTTCCGCAGGCGTCTTCAGCTCCGGGGTTGTCGCAAAACAGGTATTGCGCCAGCGCGATAGCGAGGGCCAGCTTGCCGCTGCCCGGAGGGCCGAGGAACAAAAGAGCATGCGGCATCCTGCCGCCGGAAGCCATTTGCTTCAGCCGTTCTTTAGCTGATTCCTGCCCGATAACCTCGCTGAATAGCATAACTCAGGTTTTTCAGACAGCTGAATCGAATAAAGTGGAAAGGAAAAAATAGCGAAGCATGGAATCCATTCATTCCTTCCATCATTCACCCATTCCTTCAAATCAAGGCCCTGCTACCCATTCCATGATCGCCTCATAAAAAGGGCTAACGCCGGAGGAGAGAGATTTTTCACCGTGCACAATTCCTTTATTTCCTCGTTGCTTCCCGCTTCCTGCCCGCCGAAGGCGTGGCAGGGGAAACCAACGATCACTAAGCTATCTTTGAACTCTTCGTAGAGTTCCTGCCATTGCTGATATTGTGGTGTGTAGCCGCATTCTGAGGCTACATTGGCCACCATGATCTTCCTGCCCCGGAATTGGGCAAAATCAATCTCTGCTCCTCTGATTCCGTCTACCTTAAATTTATGGATAGAACTCACACTATTTACGATTCAGCTATCCGTAAAAAATATGTTGCGGGTAAAATTAAGGATTTTCCTGGTCAATTACCAATAAGTGGGGCTGGGTCACGCTGCGGCAACTTATATTTTCTTTTTTTGTTTGGATAGCAAATCCAAAATCAACTTTTGATATGAGAATTTCTGCTTTTCGCAAAGCGCATTTCAACGCGGCGCACCGCCTGCACAACCCCAACTGGAGCGAGGAGAAAAACCGCGAGGTTTTCGGCCTGTGCAACAACCCCAACTATCACGGCCACAATTACGAACTGGAAGTGAAGGTAACCGGCGAGGTGGACCCCGAAACAGGCTACCTCATCGACCTGAAATACCTCAAAGACATCATCGCCGAACACGTAGAACAGCGTTTCGACCACAAAAACCTCAACCTGGATACGGAAGAATTCCGGAACCTCAACCCCACCGCCGAGCACATCTGCTTCGTCATCTGGAAAATCCTGGACGAACAATTGGATGACAAATACGAAGTGGCGGTCCGCCTGTATGAGACTCCCCGGAATTATGTGGAGTATCCGGCCGCATAACGGCAAAGGCCATCCTGAATTTTCAGGATGGCCTTTGCCGTTATGCGAGAAAAAACTTACGGCCGCATCGAACGCTTGCTGAGGCGGAACGTCTTCAGAATCTCTCCCTTCCTGTTCGCCAAACTGGCCAGATACAGGCCGGAGGGCAGGTCGCCGACATAGTAGCGGCTGCCGGGGGCGACGTTGAATGCGCGCATCTGCCGGCCAATGACATTGTAAATGACCAGGCGGCTGATATTCTGGGGGGCCTGTACTTCCACATAATCCGTTGCCGGGTTGGGAAAAACGTTCAGCCTGGCCTTGTTGATGTCTTTAGAACTGGAAACCAGGGAGGCGTCAAAAGTGTAGGTGCCCGAAAGCAGCACATTGTCGGGGTCGCTTAGCAGCGATACGTCGAGGCGAATCTCTGCAGTGCCGGCAATGCCTTTGGGCACGGCGTGAACGTCGAGGTTGGTCGATTCGCCGGGCGCCAGGGTTACCGGTTCATTTATGCCGATGTTGTTGGCGATATTGGAATAGACGGGCGGTTCGTAGCAGGAATTGAGGTCACAAACCAACGATTCCCATCCCTGAGGCAGGTCTACCTCTACTCTTTCCCATTTGATGGAAATGGTTTCCGTGCCTTCATTCTTCAAGGTAGCATAACCGATGATCTCTATGAAGATGTCATTCGGATCGGCAACACCGGAAGTCTCTACAGGATTAGGAGTAAGCGTGAGGCTGGCCTGAGCCACCCCGCTCTGGAAGATAAAAAGGAATAGGATAAAAGGGAGTATAATTTGCTTCATGAATAACCATTGAGGGATTGAAAAAATGAATCACTATACAAAAGTCCAAATATAATGAAAATAAATCAAGGCCCGAAACATTAAGGTTTTCTAAAAGTTTGATGGTTCGAGGTTCAGGGTTCGATGTGGGACAAACCTCGAACCTTAAACCTCGAACCTCAAACCTTAAACCTTAAACCCAACCTACTCCACTACAACCCTCTTCACCGCTACCTTACTCCCCATCGTCAGATAGAAAGTATAAGCGCCGGGAGCCAGTTGCGCCCCGTCGAAAGGCAGCGCTGTGCTGCCGTTGCGGCGGCCGTAGTCCTGGGCAGCCACCTGCTGGCCGAGCATGTTGTACACCTGCAGCTGGATATCGGCAGCCTCGTCGAGTTGGATGTTGATGCTTGCCTCGCCCCGGGTGGGGTTCGGGAAGATGTCCACCAGCTCGTTGGCGAATTCCTCTTTGCTCGAGTTGATGACAAACTCGAAATGTGTCTGTTCGGCATTCAGGATTTCGCCGGTGCTGTTGTCCAGCACGAGTAAAACGGCGCGCAGGTTCTCCGGGTTGTAGGCCACCGGCACGATCGGAACGGTGTAAGAAAAGGTGTGCGTGACTACATCGCCGGCCACCACATTTGAAGGGATGACATTGGCGAGGCCGTTATAGCCTCCTAACAGAGTGCGGCCAACGTCCATGTAGGTCATATTGGCGGCAAGTACCGGGTCGGGCTCGGCCTGCCAGTTGTGGCCGGCGCCGACCAGGGCAAGATTGGCAGTTTGGAAGCTGTAATAGTTGACCTGGTTGAAACCGGAACCGGCCCCCCTTACACTATCCTCTACGATCACCACGCTGAGGCGGTAATCTATATCGTCGAGCTTGGTGACGAATTCGGCGGAGACATTGATCTCTGTTTCTCTGGTATCCGGGTTGTACAGGGCTTCGATGCCGGGCTTGATGGGAGCAATGCGCTTGACCAGGTCGTCGTGGTATTCCACAAAGAGGCTGTTGCTCACACTGCCGCCCAATACCACCCGGTCGGCATTACAGCCAGGAAAACCGCTAATATCCGCGCCATTGTCATACGGCGCATTCACCATTGCGTCGCGGTTGTGAACGGCGATGCCGATGAAGGATTCCGCGTAGTTCTCCCGCATGTATTCCATAGCCACGTGGCCGCGGGGGCACCATCCGCACCATCCGCCGGTTCCTTCTTCGATCACGACTTTCTTGGCCGGGATAAAGGTGACGCCGGAGATTTTGGTCGTTGTCATGTTATCGGCGTCATTTTCGTCGGTTTCCCCATTAGGATTGCTGACCCAGACGTCGATGTCGTAGGTAATCGCTTCCGGGGCCACGAAGGGCGTGCTGTGGGTGAACTCGTATTCTTCGCCGGTAGCAACGTCCAGCCCGGTGATTTCTTCCGAATACGTTTCCACTCCATCCGACCAGTTGATGGTCAGGCTGTTGACCGTTTGCACTCCGAAGTTCCGGAAAATCCCTTTGATGGCAATATCCGAATTGAGTTCCTGGTAACGGAGCGTAGATACGTTCAACATGGCGACATCGTAGGAAGGAGGAGCAGTGAGGGCCACGTCGTCTATGCAGTAGCCGTAATTCCAGGCACCCCCGTCTTTGTATTCAAAAGCGATCAGGATCGTATCTCCGGCATAATCGTTGAGGTTGATGAAAATGCTTTGCCACTCTTCGGAACCATCCAGTGAAATTTTTTCGCTCCAGGTAGCGCCCCCGTCGGACGATACCAGCACCTTGCCGGTTTCGTTCCCTCCATTATCGCCGTCGAAAAAATAAGCTTCGAAGGTCAGGGCGGCGCCAAGGGCCTCAGAAAGGTCAATAGGCGGCGTGACCAGCATGCCGTCGCTGCTGAACGTCGGGGCGGCGGCATCGTCGTTGACGCCCGCTATTTGGGTGTGGGCCGGTATCTGGAAATACTGGCTGGACAAAGCAGCGGAAGTGCCGGCTTGCCAGGGGTCATCCGCCGTCCATTCGTCGGGAATTCCCGCTTCAAAATCTTCGGAGAAAAGGACGGTCTGGGCATTCAGCCCGTATCCCAGGAAAAGGGCGAGGAGTAGAGTAAAGCATCTTTTCATAACAGGAATTTTGCGTTTAAAATAGTATTGTTAAAGTTGATTTGCGACAAAGCAGGCCTTTGTCTTGCTTATTTTTTAAAATTTGGTTTCGCGGAGAAAGGAAGCTAAAGATTTTAGAAATGTTCAGTTCGGGAGATTTTGGCGCTGTGAAAGTAGAAAAAAAACGGAATTGCGCCGACACTCCGGGCAAATAATTGCGCATAAGTATACGACTTAAATTAAAAAAAAATCACTTTGTACGATGGCTGACAATCGGCCGGCGCCGGGAATGCAGCCAACTGTCTCTGCCGGGACATTGGCGCCATCCTTTTTTGCCGCCGGCCAACTATCGCCTTTTTCATTATATTTTCTAACTTGAAGCGTTCCTATTCACTCATTCATTCATTCATTCACTCAATCACTCACATTATCCGTAGAAACCGAACCCTATGCACATAGCCATTCTCGGAAACGGCATCGCCGGCATCACCGCCGCCCGGTTCATCCGCAAACTCAGCGATCACGACATTACGGTGATCTCCGCCGAAACCGATCACTTTTTCTCCCGCACGGCGCTCATGTACATTTACATGGGGCATTTGCGGTATGAAGACACGAAACCCTATGAGGACTGGTTCTGGGAGAAAAACCGCATCAATCTGCTCCGCGCTTACATCGAGCGCATTGATTTTGACAAAAAAACGCTTTACGGCAGCAAGGGCGAGGAATTGCCTTACGACAAGCTCCTGCTGGCCACCGGCTCGGCGCCCAATAAATTCGGCTGGCCCGGCCAGGATTTGAAGGGCGTGAGCGGCCTGTACAGCTATCAGGATTTGCAAAATATGGAACGCTTTAGCGACGGCCTGCAGCGGGCCGTCATCGTCGGCGGCGGGCTGATCGGCATCGAGATGGCCGAAATGTTCCACTCCCGCCACATACCGGTCACCTTCCTGGTGCGGGAAGACAGCTACTGGGATATGGTGCTGCCGCCGGAGGAATCGGCCATGGTGGAGCGGCACATCCTGGAAAACGGCATCGACCTGCGCCTGTCGACGGAGCTTAAAGAGATTGTCGATGACGGACAGGGCCGGGCCTGTGCCGTTATCACAAAAGACGGCGAACGCATCGAATGTGGCTATGTAGGGCTGACCGCCGGCGTGCACCCCAATATCGGTTTTCTGAAAGGCAGCGGGCTGGAAATGCAAAAAGGCATCCTGGTCAATGATTACCTGGAAACCAATATCCCCGGCGTATATGCCGCCGGCGATTGCGCTCAACTCCGCAACCCGCAGCCCGGCCGGCGCGCCATCGAAGCCGTCTGGTACACCGGGCGGATGGCGGGAGAAACGGCCGCCTATAATATATGCTTGCCCTGTGGAATTTTCGCAGAAACTATTCCACAGGGCTTGCCCCGTGGAATTGACGAAGCCACTATTCCACAGGGCGGGCCCTGTGGAATTTTCGCAGAAACTATTCCACAGGGCTTGCCCCGTGGAATTATTCCACAGGGCGGGCAAAAAGCAGCCTACGACCCCGGCATCTGGTTCAACTCCGCCAAGTTTATCGATATCGAATACCAGGTATACGGCGATGTGCAGGCCAATGCGCCGGAAAACCACGCTTCCATCTACTGGGAACACCCGGAGGGGCGAAAAAGCATCCGGCTGGTATACGATAAAGAACAGGGGCACATCCTGGGCTTCAACCTCATGGGGGTGCGCTACCGGCACGAGGTGTGCGAAAAGTGGATCGCCGAAGAAACACACATTGAAGAGGTGCTCCAAAACCTGGGCATCGCCAACTTCGACCCGGAGTTCTACGAAGAGTACGACGAAGAAGCAGTGCGCATTTACAACCGGCAGAGTGGGCGGAACCTGCAGTTGAAAAAGCGCCGCAGCCTGGCCGGCGCGCTGCGCTTTTTGCTTAACCAGGCTTGACAAGTTTCTCCCAGCCCCCGGCAGGCTAACTTTTTAAGTCTAACCCCGGCAAGCCAACTCGTCAAGTCTAAACCAGCCCCCAACTGGCCAACTTGTTAAGCCTCCCAGAAAAATTAAAATAGCATGAATACCCTACAAAAAACAGGCCTCGGCCTTTTCATTATAGCCTTACTCCTGTTCACCGCCACCCTCGGGCTGGACGACTACCGCCTCACGGAAGAAAGCCTTTCCCAGGCGATCGGCAATCAGTACCATCTCGAAGAAATTATTTCGGTCGCCAAAGAACAGGGTAAACTTGGCAAGGAGTACGGCAGCAGTTTCGAATTTGCCTCTGCCTTTAAAGGCCTGCTGGAAGCAACGCAGGCATCGCTGAACCAGAAGGCCAAAGAAAGCCTGCCCGAGGGTGTCAGCCAGTGGGATTACAAGATGGGCAGTTGGCTGTTCAAAGACTACACCTTCCTCGCCACCAAAAAGA
This genomic window contains:
- a CDS encoding ATP-binding protein; the encoded protein is MLFSEVIGQESAKERLKQMASGGRMPHALLFLGPPGSGKLALAIALAQYLFCDNPGAEDACGKCNQCNKAAKLIHPDLHFSYPTVGPKAVSDNFHANWRQIITANPYIDVNQWLQSIGAENKQGNITKEECVNIVKKLSLKTFENNYKVLIMWLPEFLGKEGNRLLKIIEEPPENTVFILVAEEQELILNTILSRCQIVNINGLSDEAVAEGLMQRKGMSRESALSAAYLASGNFNEALQIADQQANDNAALFLEWMRLCFRGNPIGLVNWVESIARIGRENQKHFLRYALHFLREYTLLKVTGGQGRARLQENELQTAQKMTAVLELDQVDQLAKLFSDCSYGVERNANPKVLFLDASIQMHRIMKDKLQEAYQGLKASSVL
- a CDS encoding 6-carboxytetrahydropterin synthase — its product is MRISAFRKAHFNAAHRLHNPNWSEEKNREVFGLCNNPNYHGHNYELEVKVTGEVDPETGYLIDLKYLKDIIAEHVEQRFDHKNLNLDTEEFRNLNPTAEHICFVIWKILDEQLDDKYEVAVRLYETPRNYVEYPAA
- a CDS encoding T9SS type A sorting domain-containing protein, coding for MKQIILPFILFLFIFQSGVAQASLTLTPNPVETSGVADPNDIFIEIIGYATLKNEGTETISIKWERVEVDLPQGWESLVCDLNSCYEPPVYSNIANNIGINEPVTLAPGESTNLDVHAVPKGIAGTAEIRLDVSLLSDPDNVLLSGTYTFDASLVSSSKDINKARLNVFPNPATDYVEVQAPQNISRLVIYNVIGRQMRAFNVAPGSRYYVGDLPSGLYLASLANRKGEILKTFRLSKRSMRP
- a CDS encoding choice-of-anchor J domain-containing protein, whose protein sequence is MKRCFTLLLALFLGYGLNAQTVLFSEDFEAGIPDEWTADDPWQAGTSAALSSQYFQIPAHTQIAGVNDDAAAPTFSSDGMLVTPPIDLSEALGAALTFEAYFFDGDNGGNETGKVLVSSDGGATWSEKISLDGSEEWQSIFINLNDYAGDTILIAFEYKDGGAWNYGYCIDDVALTAPPSYDVAMLNVSTLRYQELNSDIAIKGIFRNFGVQTVNSLTINWSDGVETYSEEITGLDVATGEEYEFTHSTPFVAPEAITYDIDVWVSNPNGETDENDADNMTTTKISGVTFIPAKKVVIEEGTGGWCGWCPRGHVAMEYMRENYAESFIGIAVHNRDAMVNAPYDNGADISGFPGCNADRVVLGGSVSNSLFVEYHDDLVKRIAPIKPGIEALYNPDTRETEINVSAEFVTKLDDIDYRLSVVIVEDSVRGAGSGFNQVNYYSFQTANLALVGAGHNWQAEPDPVLAANMTYMDVGRTLLGGYNGLANVIPSNVVAGDVVTHTFSYTVPIVPVAYNPENLRAVLLVLDNSTGEILNAEQTHFEFVINSSKEEFANELVDIFPNPTRGEASINIQLDEAADIQLQVYNMLGQQVAAQDYGRRNGSTALPFDGAQLAPGAYTFYLTMGSKVAVKRVVVE